Proteins encoded by one window of Lathyrus oleraceus cultivar Zhongwan6 chromosome 1, CAAS_Psat_ZW6_1.0, whole genome shotgun sequence:
- the LOC127104789 gene encoding uncharacterized protein LOC127104789, which yields MSQHPSSSGSKSSQHAKTSPMEFVDEDVTNVTPLCMIPGDTTGTSSNVGDKQGNTSGNSSLPKDMYYTDRAIRRLVTRILSEGHKVEGVSTPLSRREPSPEGEPHADKDDDSSRSEKEVAAEGLCSLGKTLPSKKQNVPQENIIDLEEESTEGEDDPLVHLVKPSIAEKLRTKKGKSMAKMRAARVKKTAGIGPSKPWSKVEAVQKSPGKVVAVHLDNISFHLEDGAAKWKYVIQRRVAIERELGQEAVEVKEVIELIKNAGLMKTVVTLPQCYEGLVKEFIVNIPEDIHDKNSKEFCKLFEGSHVNDVIISARRESTSKGSLIDQLKETCKELDNGIRVAKARKEALEVLICSLEREDIEKAGKDSYTRSQSSSESSEDSEGAGEDKDEGEGDTSSSD from the exons atgtctcaacatccatcatcatctggttCCAAATCCTCCCAACATGCAAAGACTTCACCTATGGAGTTTGTAGATGAAGATGTAACGAACGTCACTCCTCTGTGCATGATACCGGGCGACACCACAGGTACCTCCTCCAATGTtggagataagcaaggtaatacctctGGTAACTCCTCTCTTCCTAAAGACATGTATTACACTGATCGCGCTATAAGGAGACTGGTTACTAGAATTCTGAGTGAAGGACATAAAGTTGAAGGGGTctctacccctctgtccagaagggaacCCTCTCCTGAGGGAGAACCCcatgctgataaagatgatgattcatctagatcagaaaaagAGGTGGCTGCTGAAGGGCTttgctctctaggtaaaaccctacctagcaagaaacaAAATGTGCCTCAAGAAAATATTATTGATCTAGAGGAAGAAAGCACTGAAGGAGAGGATGATCCTTTGGTTCATCTGGTTAAACCTAGCATAGCTGAGAAACTAAGAACTAAGAAAGGAAAAAGTATGGCTAAAATGAGAGCTGCTAGAGTGAAAAAGACTGCAGGAATAGGACCCTCAAAACCCTGGAGCAAGGTTGAG gctgttcAGAAATCTCCTGGCAAGGTTGTTGCTGTTCatctagacaatatctcctttcatttggaagatggAGCAGCTAAGTGGAAATATGTCATTCAAAGAAGAGTAGCCATTGAAAGAGAACTTGGACAAgaagctgtagaggtaaaggaGGTTATTGAGCTGATCAAAAATGCTGGACTCATGAAGACTGTGGTAACTCTACCCCAATGCTATGAGGGGTTGGTTaaagagtttattgttaatatccctgaggatattcaTGATAAGAACAGCAAGGAGTTTTGCAAG ctgtttgagggaagtcatgtcaatgatgtcattATATCTGCCAGAAGGGAGTCTACATCTAAAGGAAGCCTGATTGACCAACTAAAAGAGACCTGCAAAGAGTTGGacaatggtataagggtggccaaggccaGAAAAGAAGCGTTAGAAGTTCTCATCTGTAGCCTGGAAAGGGAAGACATAGAAAAGGCTGGAAAGGACTCATATACAAGATCCCAATCCAGTTCTGAAAGCTCAGAAGACTCTGAAGGTGCAGGTGAAGATAaagatgaaggtgaaggtgatacttcttcttctgacTAA